A region of Vigna radiata var. radiata cultivar VC1973A chromosome 10, Vradiata_ver6, whole genome shotgun sequence DNA encodes the following proteins:
- the LOC106775464 gene encoding germin-like protein 8-11: MAIPSFFLTVLTLSLSVVLAAGTSTFQDFCVADPQEKGNGLACKDPKLVEANDFFFSGLHIAGNTTNPVGSKVTPVFVSQLPGLNTLDISIARIDYAPKGINPPHTHPRATEVLTVLEGTLEVGFVTSNPENRHLRKVLQKGDVFVFPTGLVHYQRNVGYGYAVAIAALSNQNPGVITIANAVFGSTPDIDSDVLAKAFQLDKTTINYLQSKF; encoded by the exons ATGGCTATTCCCTCATTTTTCCTGACAGTTTTGACTCTTTCACTTTCAGTTGTTCTAGCAGCTGGTACCAGTACATTCCAAGATTTCTGTGTGGCAGACCCACAAGAGAAAGG AAACGGGTTGGCATGCAAAGATCCAAAACTTGTTGAGGCGAATGACTTCTTCTTCAGCGGTCTTCACATAGCAGGAAACACCACAAACCCAGTTGGGTCTAAAGTGACACCGGTTTTTGTTTCTCAGCTTCCAGGGTTGAACACTCTTGACATCTCCATAGCTCGCATTGACTATGCCCCAAAGGGCATTAATCCTCCTCACACGCACCCTCGCGCCACTGAAGTCTTGACCGTTCTGGAAGGCACCTTGGAAGTTGGATTCGTCACTTCCAACCCCGAAAACCGTCACTTGAGAAAAGTTCTACAGAAGGGTGATGTGTTTGTGTTCCCGACAGGGCTCGTCCATTACCAGAGAAATGTTGGGTATGGCTATGCTGTGGCCATTGCAGCACTTAGCAACCAGAACCCGGGAGTCATCACCATTGCTAATGCAGTGTTTGGGTCTACGCCTGACATTGATAGCGATGTTCTTGCTAAAGCTTTCCAATTGGACAAGACTACCATCAACTATCTACAGTCCAAGTTCTAG
- the LOC106774847 gene encoding homeobox-leucine zipper protein HDG11-like, producing the protein MDSSMASAGASADEGSQNHNNGRKTSYKRLSSSQTSRLERFIKDCPHPDEAQRRQLAAEIGLEPRQIKFWFQNKRTQIKNQHERADNTALRVENDRIHTENVTMQEALKSMLCPSCGGPPCLEGDREHAIHNMRLENMHLKEEHEKVSRLLSRYLESQMLPPDQFQQGFFPIIGSSSNAAALGNPLNQVIGGSSSHDPNLALHMMDGGHNFLASEGIEKNLMAKVAATAMDELVRLVRINEPFWIKSSSPDGKLCLLLENYQKMFPKTKHFKGPNVRIEATKESGIVSINSLQLVDMFLDSDKWVNLFPTMVSKAETVKVIERGLPGNRSGALQLMVQQMHVLSPFVQPREFQFLRFCQQIEEGLVIADVSFDSFQQKPSIFQSWKHPSGCLIQEMPNGCCMVTWVEHVEVDDKIQIHPLYKDIIVKGVAYGAERWIMELQRMCERFAAFYLEKIPDHDAAGVINSLEGRRSIMNFSHRMLKIFCESITMADGLDFPLCDLVNTSGVRVSIRESKINGQPSGMIVAAATSIWLPIHYMKVFEFFLDDKNRAQWDVLTCGNQAHKVANISNGIHPGNCVSVIRPFIPSENNALILQESFTTPMGSYVIYAPTDVATMTAAIMGENSSMLPVLPSGFVICPDGEPNSAMGAFDGADTERSGGSLLTVAFQILASADGRNMPNRKAGAAVNSLLTSTILRVRDAFNCNN; encoded by the exons ATGGATTCTTCAATGGCAAGTGCTGGTGCTTCTGCTGATGAAGGTTCTCAAAACCATAACAATGGAAGGAAAACCTCCTACAAACGTCTCTCTTCTTCTCAAACATCAAGACTTGAAAG gTTCATCAAGGATTGCCCACACCCTGATGAGGCGCAACGACGTCAATTGGCTGCTGAGATTGGACTTGAGCCAAGGCAAATAAAGTTTTGGTTTCAGAATAAGAGGACCCAGATCAAG AATCAACATGAGAGAGCAGATAACACTGCTCTTCGAGTTGAGAATGATAGGATACACACAGAAAATGTTACGATGCAAGAGGCCTTGAAGAGTATGCTTTGCCCATCTTGTGGGGGACCACCGTGTCTTGAAGGAGATCGTGAACATGCTATCCATAATATGAGACTTGAAAATATGCACCTAAAGGAAGAG CATGAGAAGGTGTCTCGTCTTCTTTCGAGGTACTTGGAGAGCCAGATGTTACCACCTGATCAGTTCCAACAGGGTTTTTTTCCCATCATAGGATCAAGTTCAAATGCTGCAGCACTTGGAAATCCACTGAACCAAGTGATCGGTGGAAGTTCAAGTCATGATCCAAATCTTGCTTTGCATATGATGGATGGTGGCCATAACTTTCTTGCGAGTGAAGGCATAGAAAAAAACCTTATGGCTAAGGTTGCTGCTACTGCAATGGATGAGCTAGTTAGGCTTGTTCGGATTAATGAGCCCTTTTGGATTAAGTCCTCATCTCCAGATGGCAAGCTCTGTCTACTGCttgaaaattatcaaaaaatgttcCCGAAGACCAAACATTTCAAAGGGCCAAACGTTCGTATTGAAGCAACAAAAGAATCAGGAATAGTGAGCATTAATAGCCTTCAGCTTGTTGACATGTTTCTTGATTCG GACAAATGGGTGAATTTGTTCCCAACAATGGTATCCAAAGCAGAAACAGTGAAAGTAATCGAAAGAGGTTTGCCAGGAAACCGAAGTGGAGCCTTGCAGCTG ATGGTCCAGCAAATGCATGTTCTTTCACCCTTTGTGCAACCTCGTGAATTTCAGTTCCTTCGTTTCTGTCAACAAATTGAAGAAGGCCTGGTGATAGCAGATGTATCATTTGATTCCTTCCAGCAAAAACCCTCTATTTTTCAGTCTTGGAAACATCCCTCTGGATGCTTGATCCAGGAAATGCCCAATGGGTGCTGTATG GTTACTTGGGTTGAGCACGTGGAAGTGGATGATAAAATCCAAATACATCCGCTGTACAAAGATATTATTGTTAAGGGCGTTGCATACGGAGCTGAAAGGTGGATTATGGAACTTCAAAGAATGTGCGAGAGATTTGCTGCCTTCTATCTTGAAAAGATACCTGATCATGATGCTGCAGGAG TGATCAATTCTCTTGAGGGAAGGCGAAGTATAATGAATTTTTCTCATCGTATGCTCAAAATCTTCTGTGAAAGTATAACCATGGCAGATGGCTTGGACTTTCCGCTTTGTGATCTGGTGAACACTAGTGGGGTGAGAGTCTCTATTCGCGAAAGCAAAATCAATGGACAGCCAAGTGGCATGATTGTTGCAGCTGCTACCTCCATTTGGCTTCCTATCCATTATATGAAAGTTTTTGAGTTCTTCCTAGATGATAAAAACCGTGCTCAG TGGGATGTTCTTACCTGTGGAAATCAGGCACACAAGGTGGCAAACATCTCAAATGGAATTCACCCTGGGAACTGTGTATCTGTTATTCGG CCATTCATCCCTAGCGAGAACAATGCACTGATTCTTCAAGAGAGTTTCACAACCCCGATGGGATCGTATGTTATATATGCGCCAACTGATGTAGCAACTATGACTGCGGCCATAATGGGAGAAAACTCTTCAATGTTACCAGTTCTTCCATCAGGTTTTGTGATCTGCCCAGATGGTGAACCAAATTCAGCTATGGGAGCATTTGATGGTGCAGATACTGAAAGATCGGGAGGCTCATTGCTGACTGTGGCATTTCAAATACTAGCTAGTGCTGATGGACGCAATATGCCAAATAGGAAAGCTGGAGCAGCTGTCAACTCTCTTTTAACCTCAACTATTCTCAGAGTCAGGGATGCTTTCAACTGCAACAACTAG
- the LOC106775454 gene encoding germin-like protein subfamily 1 member 11: MTNLSLLMLLLSLSLSVALAADTSALQDFCVADPKGQVLVNGLACKDPKLVEANDFLFSGLHIAGNTTNPVGSKVTPVFATQLPGLNTLGISMARIDYAPWGTNPPHTHPRATEVLTVLQGTLEVGFVTSNPENRHLRKVLQKGDVFVFPTGLVHYQRNVGXGNAVAIAALSSQNPGVITIGNAVFGSTPDIDSDVLVKAFHLDKTIVNNLQSKF, encoded by the exons ATGACTAATCTCTCGTTGTTAATGCTACTTCTGTCTCTTTCACTTTCAGTTGCTTTAGCAGCTGATACCAGTGCTCTCCAAGATTTCTGTGTAGCAGACCCTAAAGGGCAAG TGTTGGTGAATGGCTTGGCATGCAAGGATCCAAAACTTGTTGAGGCAAATGACTTCCTCTTCAGTGGTCTTCATATAGCAGGAAACACCACGAACCCTGTTGGGTCTAAAGTCACACCGGTTTTCGCGACTCAGCTTCCAGGATTGAACACTCTCGGCATTTCAATGGCTCGCATTGACTACGCCCCATGGGGCACTAACCCTCCTCACACGCACCCTCGCGCCACTGAGGTCTTGACCGTTCTCCAAGGCACCTTGGAAGTTGGATTCGTCACTTCCAACCCCGAAAACCGTCACTTGAGAAAAGTTCTACAGAAGGGTGATGTGTTTGTGTTCCCGACAGGGCTCGTCCATTACCAGAGAAATGTTGGGTANGGCAATGCTGTGGCCATTGCTGCACTTAGCAGCCAGAATCCGGGAGTCATCACCATTGGTAATGCAGTGTTTGGGTCTACGCCTGACATAGATAGCGACGTTCTTGTTAAGGCTTTCCATCTAGACAAGACTATCGTCAACAATCTACAGTCCAAGTTCTAG
- the LOC106775745 gene encoding tubulin beta chain, which translates to MREILHIQGGQCGNQIGAKFWEVICDEHGIDHTGKYSGDSELQLERINVYYNEASGGRYVPRAVLMDLEPGTMDSVRSGPYGQIFRPDNFVFGQSGAGNNWAKGHYTEGAELIDSVLDVVRKEAENCDCLQGFQVCHSLGGGTGSGMGTLLISKIREEYPDRMMLTFSVFPSPKVSDTVVEPYNATLSVHQLVENADECMVLDNEALYDICFRTLKLATPTFGDLNHLISATMSGVTCCLRFPGQLNSDLRKLAVNLIPFPRLHFFMVGFAPLTSRGSQQYRALTVPELTQQMWDAKNMMCAADPRHGRYLTASAMFRGKMSTKEVDEQMINVQNKNSSYFVEWIPNNVKSSVCDIPPKGLKMASTFIGNSTSIQEMFRRVSEQFTAMFRRKAFLHWYTGEGMDEMEFTEAESNMNDLVAEYQQYQDATADDDEYEEEEEEEEEIPA; encoded by the exons ATGAGAGAAATCTTGCACATCCAGGGAGGGCAATGCGGGAACCAGATCGGAGCCAAGTTCTGGGAGGTCATCTGCGATGAGCACGGCATCGACCACACCGGAAAGTATAGCGGCGACTCCGAGCTCCAACTCGAACGCATCAATGTCTACTATAACGAAGCCAGCGGCGGAAGGTACGTTCCACGCGCCGTCCTCATGGATCTTGAACCCGGCACCATGGACTCCGTCAGATCCGGCCCCTACGGCCAGATCTTCCGTCCCGACAACTTTGTATTCGGCCAGTCCGGCGCTGGCAACAACTGGGCCAAAGGCCACTACACTGAAGGCGCCGAACTCATCGACTCAGTTCTCGACGTCGTTCGCAAGGAAGCCGAAAATTGCGATTGCTTGCAAG GGTTTCAGGTGTGCCATTCTCTCGGTGGTGGAACGGGTTCCGGCATGGGGACGCTTCTGATCTCAAAGATTCGTGAGGAGTATCCAGATCGGATGATGTTGACGTTTTCGGTGTTTCCTTCTCCTAAGGTTTCTGACACCGTTGTGGAGCCTTACAATGCTACGCTCTCTGTTCACCAGCTTGTAGAGAACGCTGATGAGTGTATGGTTCTGGACAATGAGGCTCTCTACGACATTTGTTTCAGGACCCTCAAGCTCGCTACACCCACCT TTGGTGACCTTAACCACCTGATTTCTGCCACCATGAGTGGAGTTACTTGCTGTCTACGTTTCCCTGGGCAATTGAACTCAGATCTTCGCAAGCTTGCTGTTAATCTTATCCCATTCCCCCGGCTCCATTTCTTTATGGTTGGGTTTGCACCCTTGACATCTAGAGGATCCCAGCAGTACCGTGCTTTGACTGTTCCTGAATTAACACAGCAAATGTGGGATGCTAAGAACATGATGTGTGCTGCTGATCCTCGTCATGGTCGTTATCTGACTGCATCAGCAATGTTCCGTGGTAAGATGAGCACAAAGGAGGTAGACGAGCAAATGATCAATGTGCAAAACAAGAATTCTTCATATTTCGTTGAGTGGATACCTAATAATGTGAAGTCCAGCGTGTGTGATATCCCGCCTAAGGGTCTCAAAATGGCTTCCACTTTCATTGGCAATTCAACTTCAATCCAGGAGATGTTCAGGAGAGTTAGTGAGCAGTTCACGGCTATGTTCAGGCGCAAGGCTTTCTTGCATTGGTACACTGGAGAAGGAATGGACGAAATGGAGTTCACTGAGGCTGAGAGTAACATGAACGATCTTGTTGCAGAGTATCAGCAGTACCAGGATGCAACTGCTGATGACGACGAGtatgaggaggaggaggaggaagaagaggaaattCCAGCTTAA